From the Thermodesulfobacteriota bacterium genome, the window TGCTACATGTACGATATTCGTACAGTCGACAGATGTCATAAACATGTATTGGAGAACTTATGTTACTCATATGGTGTAGATCTTGCCTTTATTAATATCGAAATACTTTGGAGTTATAACAAATGAACTCCTCGCGACTAGAAAATTCAATAAGTTCACAGAATTGAGATGTAAATTGAAATGATATAAATTATGGGCATTATTTTAAAGAAATAATTCAATTTCGCTAATCTAATTTACCAAGTGGGAGGAACCTTAATGGTACGAATTACATTTCTAATTTCTATACTATTATTATCATTATTATCATGCACTCCTGACTTACCCGTAAAAGGGGAATTCCCTGATGTTACATTGATAGACCAGAATGGGAGAGATTTTTCCCTTTCCGAAGTCAGGGGAAAGGTCTTGGTAGTTGCTTATATTTACACTAACTGCCCCGATATTTGTCATATCATAAGTAAGAAGATGAATGTCTTTAAAGAACAGATAAAGAAAAGCGGGCTTCAGGATAGGGTCTATTTTATTTCAATATCGTTTGACCCTGAGAGGGACACGCCCGAGGTGTTAAGACACCATGCCGCGATGATGAACCTAGACTTAGATAATTGGGTCTTCCTAACAGGGGATGAGAATGCAGTTAATGCAACTTTGAAGGTAGCCGGCATGGAAGCGATCAAGGATCCAGTCGATTCGAGTGGCAACGGGGAACAGTCATACTTAATATCCCACAGGGATCGGATTAGTCTAGCAGACAAGAATGGCAGAATAAGGAAACACTATAAAGGATCAGAATTTAATCCTGATGAACTTCTAGAGGACATAAAAAGGCTTTTATAAAATCTTAATAGACGTTTAATTAATTCAAAACTCCATCGTCTAGTTTAAGCTTCTTACCTGCCTTAAGGATTCTGAATTAAGTTTTGGTACAATTTTTGATAATTGAATACAGGTTTCAGTATACTTCATACTTCGGTTGAGGGTATTATTGTTTATTGTAAACGTCAACTATCAGGAGAATTCGCACAATGAAAATGACTATAACGGACTTGCCGGACGATGATTACAAAGGAAAGAAGATATTTGTAAGGGTTGATTTCAATGTACCTGTAGAAAAAGGAAAGGTGAGTGAGGACTATAGAATCAGAAGGTCGATTCCAACGATTGAATATTTGGCCAGAAAAGGAGCAGCCGTCATCCTTGCATCTCATCTTGGAAGGCCAAAGGGAAAAGTCAATCAGAAACTGTCGTTAAGACCTATCGCCGAGAGGCTTTCAGCCGTCCTAAAGGTTAATGAAGTAAAATTTGTTGAGGACTGTGTCGGGTCGGAAGTCAAATACTCAGTAACCAGGCTCGAACAAGGGGAGGTCCTGCTACTTGAAAACCTTAGATTTCATAAGGAGGAGGAGGCTAATGATCCGGGTTTTAGTAAAGAACTGGCTTCTTTTGCCGACATATATGTCAATGACGCCTTCAGCACCTCACACAGGAGCCATGCTTCAACATATGGGATGGCATCCTATTTTAATTATCGATTGGCCGGTCTGCTGGTCGAAAAGGAACTCGACGTACTTGGTAAGATAAGGGATAATCCTTTCCGTCCGTTTATTGTGATTGTGGGTGGAGCAAAGATAAAGGACAAGATAAGCGCCCTCAAAAATTTAATAATGAAAGCAGACAAGGTGCTCATTGGCGGAGGAGTTGCATACACATTTCTCGCATCGAAAGGAATCTCTGTTGGGGATTCTCCAATCGAGACAGACTTCAGAGATTGGGCTAAAGAGGTCGTGACAAAACACGGGGATAAAATTTATCTTCCAGAAGATCACGTCATAGCACCAAGTGCTCAGAAAAAGGGTAAGTCCAGATCGATTGATGGAGAAATACCGGAAGGGTTCATAGGCTATGATATTGGCCAAAGAACTGCTTCAATCTATACTCACGAGATCTTGTCTGGAGAAGGAACAATTTTTTGGAATGGTCCAATGGGGTTATTCGAAAAGGACGAATTCTCTCATGGAACTATCGATGTTGCTAGGGCGCTTTCACTTGCCTACTGGAGGGGGGCAAACACAGTTGTTGGAGGAGGAGATACGATTGCCGCCCTAAGAAAGGCAGAGGTTCTTGAGACGGAAGTTGACTTTGTGTCAACCGGTGGAGGGGCTTCACTTGTTTTTCTTGGTGGGGATGAACTACCTGGTATATCCGTGTTGTCCGACAAATAATTTCTATATTTCCATCAAATTAAAGATATTTGAACCGTCCAAATTTAATACATATTACAACTCTTATCAATCCTTTCCCCCAAAAAGCAAACATCGCTTGCACTGGCATTATTTTTGCCTAGTTTATATACAGATTAACCATAAAATCTTTAATAACTTAAGGCACAATCCGCGTCAAAGAGGAGGTTGAAAATATGTATGTAAAAAATTGCATGACCCCCGATCCGATCTCCATAAAACCATCGGAGGAGGTTAATTT encodes:
- a CDS encoding SCO family protein, producing MVRITFLISILLLSLLSCTPDLPVKGEFPDVTLIDQNGRDFSLSEVRGKVLVVAYIYTNCPDICHIISKKMNVFKEQIKKSGLQDRVYFISISFDPERDTPEVLRHHAAMMNLDLDNWVFLTGDENAVNATLKVAGMEAIKDPVDSSGNGEQSYLISHRDRISLADKNGRIRKHYKGSEFNPDELLEDIKRLL
- a CDS encoding phosphoglycerate kinase, which gives rise to MKMTITDLPDDDYKGKKIFVRVDFNVPVEKGKVSEDYRIRRSIPTIEYLARKGAAVILASHLGRPKGKVNQKLSLRPIAERLSAVLKVNEVKFVEDCVGSEVKYSVTRLEQGEVLLLENLRFHKEEEANDPGFSKELASFADIYVNDAFSTSHRSHASTYGMASYFNYRLAGLLVEKELDVLGKIRDNPFRPFIVIVGGAKIKDKISALKNLIMKADKVLIGGGVAYTFLASKGISVGDSPIETDFRDWAKEVVTKHGDKIYLPEDHVIAPSAQKKGKSRSIDGEIPEGFIGYDIGQRTASIYTHEILSGEGTIFWNGPMGLFEKDEFSHGTIDVARALSLAYWRGANTVVGGGDTIAALRKAEVLETEVDFVSTGGGASLVFLGGDELPGISVLSDK